The following proteins are co-located in the Besnoitia besnoiti strain Bb-Ger1 chromosome Unknown contig00007, whole genome shotgun sequence genome:
- a CDS encoding uncharacterized protein (encoded by transcript BESB_070880), translating into MDDENSLMAAMLQAAGSEKRRINCLGVRGSHAAESHEEAQPLFLGISAALCECYGLQPWDSVELSFIDFGTAPDMQLEPSQTEGSAVAPVQSVSTQALPPRQLTSLMPAQVELRCVTAADWDLVELQAQQIEERLLLQTAVLMPGIPFPVWFHNGQQPARLCVVREGFAAPTGWSQPRERTDHRGQAGAGNAKTGSTALQSGVNSHGYMHISVEKDFTIALFIVEFP; encoded by the exons ATGGATGATGAGAACTCCTTGATGGCAGCGATGCTGCAAGCAGCTGGCTCTGAGAAGAGGCGCATCAACTgcctcggcgtgcgcggTTCCCATGCTGCAGAGTCGCACGAAGAAGCACAACCCCTGTTCCTGGGAATCTCCGCAGCTCTTTGCGAATGTTACGGTCTGCAGCCGTGGGATTCTGTGGAACTGTCGTTCATCGATTTTGGAACCGCGCCAGATATGCAACTCGAGCCGTCTCAAACAGAAGGTAGCGCTGTTGCCCCGGTGCAGAGTGTATCGACACAAGCCCTGCCTCCACGGCAACTCACAAGCCTGATGCCTGCCCAAGTAGAATTGCGTTGTGTGACAGCTGCAGACTGGGATCTCGTAGAGCTCCAAGCACAACAGATTGAGGAAAGACTTCTCCTTCAAACGGCTGTTCTCATGCCCGGAATTCCCTTCCCAGTCTGGTTTCATAACGGACAGCAACCTGCCCGACTATGCGTTGTACGGGAAGGCTTTGCAGCGCCGACTGGTTGGAGCCAGCCCAGAGAGCGTACAGACCACAGAGGCCAGGCCGGTGCTGGCAACGCAAAGACTGGCAGCACTGCCTTGCAGAGCG GCGTCAACAGCCATGGATACATGCATATCTCTGTGGAGAAGGACTTCACCATCGCTCTCTTCATAGTGGAGTTTCCATAG
- a CDS encoding uncharacterized protein (encoded by transcript BESB_070890) codes for MVPAASVKEPRAHSSLLDEEYTVHDDPIHRRGRQYMSHNTGDRVGLASVSSFLRTAQGRLALRRAVVDTLIHQTGGQEAASISPSVCRQGQFANKEAQHCCPFALWDGLVLPVSLTLPFSEDECESERVCADTVEQCSRRYEGNTSNEHRSSRIVNTATRRCRFESERRCRRGAPESKSDQATSRGVLPRKCRLLKREEDDDRGTAIQDLDTALAARLHDGLEDLYSASGDQMRAECSGDGTSHTLVRTALPHTTGNPTGKTNSSAIVEESCGNKLQSAYTRLCRVGRADSAPREFSICAPVAQVVVDEIENLYPVGIEGTIDDILEDRSLEIPEHDDSPGTRVGAHPRQERTCRHDRQHGERITQYAEEHASAAACGFAVHIDVIVSFPRVLVSSKDSNGPSRRQSNNVTSVRESGVVDGDINVDLAGNNIFRFCSPSCLPPALTEAWTNAWHPRLKLLCDSGVAARYCGNGRDYESLAPPQHSIISSVRGEMPSMPSSAPLPKGVAAQDGTGYENPGPSFVLCDSEMLRKLQSREELLYVADPVDVYIASSAPEAAALAWDLAHTTGNSELSARKQARVDERPGPATVSDRGVSSLQPHFTTCTNNRKESTRTDTTVLRAINKKEYSCMLIKLDAPTRSARFMGPADPVVHHFAVRWACFWRRQRAYLDALCGAPNPDPLAGHSMMSARSLQLSEFLADLLPTLAADAFINHRAHTRCKALAPQPIEELGSMQSNPFPSRTDAYPLPGLVVVATALRPTTLHQSLRTPTLFGGEAVQLKNPQTSRERADVIQHLLRRLVPRAQRYHAPRRAKERVGLMMGAHGSSKRGTALERPWDMLSRNRFSCRMPLQIHEEVWEHVTTLSQKTEGFGIADFKALIEQAAAEARYGLNPESDWHVSHSGASPPSGVRHRDLLTVQVQQPPYRRGGAASHGVVLCRAHFDHALREFVPRALHSHDFLKANLTLRDVGGLEKVKEDLRDMLTMESRFGHLMRRAGVSVHRGVLLIGPPGCGKSLLAKAAVGDLEMRCLEVKGPELLNKYIGSSEAAVRGVFNKAQQAKPCVVLFDEIDSLAPKRGGDSTGVTDRVVNQLLCYLDGVEERQGVYVIATTSRPDLLDPALLRPGRLEKVCYCGLPTSSNQRLQILEACAKKTGTANDVSLPDAEKAIPWDFAPADIHAAVKSAQLMAVHERLDIASRPPPSVCTSRVPLTVSPSRPQSLDAASECGNKMPCEGDEELCSAAQMQRKPSGMRARSLSHQCRMICHREDTEEEGNRERVSYAPRRRRSSGVISMSAGGGSLGVLHPEGKIEDTCSAGESSGKNSENVDSPSSTSLTPTGPCRVSEAATAWRTAFGRGEVILSARKASGGAAEQSAEGGLVEAAVYLSAVGDTQQNTSTKQRTRRRRRHRTGSPRVALA; via the exons ATGGTGCCAGCTGCATCCGTAAAAGAACCTCGAGCCCACAGCTCGCTGCTGGACGAGGAATATACCGTCCATGATGATCCGATTCACAGGCGTGGTCGGCAGTACATGTCGCACAACACAGGAGATCGAGTTGGCCTCGCAAGTGTGTCATCTTTTCTCCGTACGGCGCAGGGACGCTTggctctgcggcgtgctGTGGTTGACACTTTGATTCACCAGACAGGTGGTCAGGAGGCTGCCTCCATTTCTCCTTCCGTGTGCCGCCAGGGCCAATTCGCTAACAAAGAAGCACAGCATTGCTGCCCGTTTGCCTTGTGGGACGGGCTCGTCCTGCCAGTCTCTCTCACCCTCCCTTTTTCGGAAGATGAatgcgagagcgagagagttTGTGCAGATACGGTGGAACAGTGCTCTCGTCGGTACGAAGGAAACACCTCTAACGAGCATCGATCTTCAAGGATCGTGAACACCGCaactcgccgctgtcgctttGAAAGTGAGAGAcgctgccggcgaggagCACCTGAAAGTAAATCAGATCAAGCTACTTCCCGTGGCGTCCTGCCCCGGAAATGTAGACTCCtcaagcgagaagaagatgaCGACAGAGGAACAGCCATCCAAGATTTAGACACTGCACTAGCTGCTAGGCTTCACGATGGCCTGGAAGACCTCTACTCGGCTTCTGGCGACCAGATGAGGGCCGAATGTTCCGGCGACGGCACGAGCCATACACTGGTGAGAACTGCACTACCACATACAACAGGCAACCCCACAGGAAAGACAAACAGTTCAGCGATAGTGGAGGAGTCCTGTGGAAACAAGCTCCAGAGCGCTTACACCCGGCTGTGCAGGGTCGGGCGCGCCGATTCAGCGCCGAGAGAATTTTCTATTTGCGCGCCCGTCGCTCAGGTCGTTGTGGACGAGATCGAAAACCTGTATCCAGTCGGGATCGAAGGCACCATTGATGATATCTTGGAAGACCGGTCACTGGAAATTCCTGAGCACGATGACAGTCCTGGGACGCGTGTAGGAGCGCACCCGCGACAGGAGAGAACATGCCGCCACGATAGGCAGCATGGTGAAAGAATAACGCAGTACGCCGAAGAACatgcttcagctgctgcatgtGGTTTCGCCGTTCATATTGATGTTATTGTGTCATTCCCACGTGTCCTAGTCTCTTCCAAAGATTCGAACGGACCCAGCAGGCGTCAATCAAACAACGTCACAAGCGTCAGGGAAAGTGGCGTTGTCGACGGAGATATCAATGTGGATCTAGCGGGGAACAATATCTTCCGATTTTGTTCTCCATCTTGTTTGCCCCCTGCTCTCACGGAAGCTTGGACCAATGCCTGGCATCCTCGGTTGAAGCTGCTTTGTGACAGCGGCGTTGCTGCCAGGTACTGTGGCAACGGCCGAGATTATGAATCACTCGCGCCCCCGCAGCACTCAATCATCTCCTCAGTTCGTGGGGAAATGCCTAGCATGCCTTCATCTGCACCGTTGCCGAAGGGGGTAGCTGCACAGGATGGCACAGGCTATGAGAATCCCGGTCCTTCCTTTGTGCTTTGTGACTCGGAGATGCTCCGGAAGCTCCAGAGTAGGGAAGAGCTACTCTACGTTGCGGATCCTGTCGACGTCTATATCGCTTCCTCGGCtccggaggccgcagcatTAGCTTGGGACTTGGCGCATACGACCGGGAACTCCGAGTTATCGGCCCGAAAGCAGGCTCGTGTCGACGAGCGTCCAGGTCCCGCAACGGTTTCCGATAGGGGCGTTTCATCGCTCCAGCCGCACTTCACCACTTGCACGAACAACCGCAAGGAAAGC ACTCGGACTGACACAACGGTGTTGCGCGCAATCAACAAGAAAGAATACTCTTGTATGCTCATAAAGCTCGACGCGCCCACGCGCTCTGCCCG GTTCATGGGCCCAGCGGATCCGGTCGTACATCACTTTGCCGTGCGGTGGGCATGTTTTTGGCGAAGACAACGGGCGTATTTG GACGCGCTGTGCGGGGCACCGAATCCAGATCCTTTGGCGGGTCACTCGATGATGAGTGCAAGGAGTTTGCAACTCTCCGAATTTCTCGCAGATTTATTACCGACACTCGCGGCTGACGCCTTCATTAACCATCGGGCTCACACCCGCTgcaaggcgctcgcgccgcagccaatTGAAGAACTCGGCTCTATGCAGAGTAATCCCTTCCCGTCACGGACAGACGCCTATCCTCTGCCAGGGCTCGTTGTTGTTGCCACGGCGCTACGCCCGACAACGCTCCATCAGAGCCTGCGAACACCAACGCTTTTTGGCGGGGAGGCTGTACAGCTCAAGAATCCGCAAA CGTCGCGGGAGCGAGCCGACGTTATACAGCATCTGCTACGGCGTCTTGTgccgagggcgcagcgaTATCACGCCCCCCGGCGCGCAAAGGAAAGGGTTGGGCTTATGATGGGTGCGCACGGCTCCTCCAAACGTGGAACAGCGTTAGAGAGACCGTGGGACATGTTGTCCAGAAACAGATTCTCATGCCGCATGCCCTTGCAAATCCATGAAGAAGTATGGGAGCATGTGACGACGCTTAGCCAGAAGACGGAAGGATTCGGCATCGCAGATTTCAAG GCGCTCATTGAacaggcagctgcagaagctcgATATGGTCTTAATCCCGAGTCTGACTGGCATGTTTCCCATTCGGgtgcttctcctccttccggCGTCCGACACCGTGACTTGCTTACCGTCCAAGTGCAGCAACCACCGTATcgaagaggcggagcagCTTCCCATGGTGTGGTCCTCTGCAGGGCGCATTTCGACCATGCCTTACGCGAGTTTGTCCCTCGTGCACTGCACAGCCATGATTTCTTAAA GGCAAATCTGACGCTGCGCGATGTTGGAGGCCTGGAGAAG GTGAAAGAAGACCTTCGGGATATGCTGACGATGGAAAGCAGATTTGGACACTTGATGCGGCGAGCTGGAGTCTCTGTTCACCGTGGAGTTCTCCTCATTGGTCCTCCAGGATGCGGCAAATCACTgctggcgaaggcggctGTGGGCGACCTAGAAATGCGGTGCCTGGA GGTGAAAGGGCCGGAACTGTTGAACAAATATATAGGCTCAAGCGAGGCGGCAGTCCGCGGAGTGTTCAACAAGGCTCAGCAAGCGAAACCGTGCGTCGTCCTTTTCGACGAAATAGATTCTCTGGCACCAAA acgcggaggagataGCACTGGGGTTACTGACCGCGTCGTGAACCAGCTCCTATGCTACTTGGACGGAGTGGAAGAGCGTCAA GGTGTCTATGTGATTGCTACAACTTCCCGCCCCGATCTTCTCGATCCTGCTCTTTTGCGTCCGGGTCGCCTAGAAAAG GTTTGCTACTGTGGTCTGCCCACTTCCTCGAACCAGCGGCTCCAGATTCTGGAGGCCTGCGCAAAGAAAACAGGCACCGCCAACGATGTGTCTCTACCGGATGCCGAGAAAGCCATACCATGGGATTTCGCACCAGCAGATATTCATGCTGCTGTAAAATCTGCCCAGCTCATGGCTGTGCACGAGCGCCTTGATATTGCATCCAGACCTCCGCCCTCAGTCTGCACATCTCGCGTACCTCTGACGGTATCGCCCTCCCGTCCCCAATCGCTTGACGCCGCAAGCGAGTGTGGGAACAAGATGCCTTGCGAAGGTGACGAGGAACTGTGTAGTGCCGCACAGATGCAACGGAAGCCGAGCGGAATGAGGG CGCGCTCTCTATCGCACCAATGTCGGATGATTTGTCACAGAGAAGACACTGAAGAGGAGGGCAATCGCGAACGGGTCTCCTATGCACCTCGAAGGAGACGTTCGAGCGGCGTGATATCGATGTCGGCAGGCGGAGGCTCCCTGGGTGTGCTGCATCCAGAGGGAAAGATTGAAGATACCTGTAGCGCCGGCGAATCGAGTGGGAAGAATTCAGAGAATGTAGACAGTCCCTCGAGCACGTCCCTCACTCCTACAGGTCCTTGCCGCGTCTCAGAGGCTGCCACAGCCTGGAGGACCGCGTTCGGACGCGGGGAGGTGATACTGTCTGCGCGAAAGGCATCAGGTGGCGCGGCTGAACAGTCTGCTGAGGGCGGACTTGTAGAAGCTGCAGTATATTTGAGTGCAGTAGGCGATACTCAGCAAAATACGAGCACAAAGcagcggacgaggcggcgaaggcgtcaCAGAACGGGTTCGCCAAGAGTAGCACTCGCTTGA
- a CDS encoding uncharacterized protein (encoded by transcript BESB_070900) gives MVVVRCLCLLPPFSRLFHLFCFMLLLHAIAGEAFERRSTTARNFDLFSISFSACPPRSSWLSSARSSALTMSCSGRGTGNFSVDCKARFLQSNNDVLARIHWSPARESSKDGERETSFVEGSRGRERFSSEHPALPRSSTCAGGWSDACAATEGGRRAVCTCASRFPRRQDPSWRSWREGSVRSRLRSPSRARGRRTRTPASEPGGGSRLRSLLELSTSRASCAREDCGARCIPLPAHFAPSRKTQRCHCRRLRAYSPTCLSRPSGASAELLGGSSFSSSGRRDLRAVPSSAPASFAASPSCFWSGRPSPLPSASCSWVSYSTCGRSLHSDSRLAPAPSILSPLVSPPRASALAILHATAAWQSSALKTCDIFGEPQVRRRSLYEVAERFDELAKHEYDGVLKQVAEEANREMRSNCLGRVPRKPEALEYGLPSTGGGQTDAAAAILKPGGHDGRLERRDTKDEPAESSCHGRPASLSSRVLSGTQADAQPGARRNTEPVSAAREAFAARAPRSAPVSRRPLLSSPRAPVFPASPLLPFGPASVLPAPSSSEGSTAQDDSRGDAGRKSAGMNGKAQTAGGEEERLEQSLEAARSAAALLSAVDASIASFPLRAIARIFIRVCQLTSVRGEDLKDDPRYARLLAALDLRLQEDVQAVASQIALFDRKREEDRVDQEAQRDTGTRAREPLSLAGNGDRETEAAGDGDAAASEGPVQGETVCRISLCFELLPEDLVALAKALRLSRLALDLDMVLRNVEILALLQLPSFSLQQICELVMSLGAVRTTGLRPLSRTFLSRAASRLGVLLSACLDEYEALPMQQDGGHEGRRDKVARSEAPEARQKTEGETKENGRAERCDEGKRRQERGHRLGAGAAEATESESRQTESRKVNRRNENLFREASSLSSSMASPAGTRSVACIEKDPLRFTQARSLSSAVENVLGTLPSFLQYEEESRVCAQDLKRPAFLCETFLRSLGRAWAQTMSLEERREIRGAAGASETPQGPQHLLLSGSPCSTLSERQQCGERDGIKSEGARSGRGAGTEDREGGGCGVPGDGNRHGETREVVDFLEKATHIRYIAKALAGTLKAGSADDERVLSPLTRAAFGLLRDCGGEGTSHCSHGARGRSGEACAHDHLKRCRISVAQALLETLATFSELLWGDASLPAVTIKKRLEEDWLRCFRVKLHVFVSFVLCPILPLQAGAFSKELWSAALPTLRSVLPFLSLSYLDQALRLYGRARVTGTIQPRRLQGGGEDTFGAPDVLTGEGGGHATYRQEANRGTQDGGGAGRDKEFLECLLRVLMAHPRNMTNGELSAFADRLVSNAFWLGGVESGVAEELVATVFAEIRERYIDGDADAQARVDLPLQPAMNLALLAGEWGVISMQALFDFLVLSLHAHRAELHFADLLKLSEALRRLSAGYDLLHALGAEALLDCILHRAEEIYENLRKRASSIPDDLYTELQEANVKEHIRGNMKVSLVEGLSPYLRSLATLEEEISVMLSRP, from the exons ATGGTTGTTGTCCGTTGCctttgtcttcttcctccgttCAGTCGGCTGTTTCATTTGTTTTGCTTCATGTTGCTGTTGCACGCCATCGCTGGCGAGGCTTTCGAGAGAcgctcgacgacggcgcgcaaCTTCGACTTGTTCTCGATTTCTTTTTCCGCTTGTCCACCTCGGTCTTCCTGGCTTTCTTCTGCCCGGTCCTCCGCTCTGACGATGTCCTGCTCGGGTCGTGGGACTGGCAACTTTTCAGTCGACTGCAAGGCGCGCTTCCTTCAATCAAACAACGACGTGCTGGCACGCATTCACTGGTCTCCTGCCCGCGAGAGTTCAAAGGAtggagagagggaaacgaGTTTCGTTGAGGGTTCGAGGGGAAGGGAGAGATTTTCAAGTGAGCATCCCGCCTTGCCCCGTTCGTCGACTTGTGCAGGGGGCTGGAGCGACGCATGTGCCGCGACAGAAGGCGGAAGGAGAGCAGTCTGCACTTGCGCGTCCCGCTTCCCGAGGCGCCAGGACCCCAGCTGGCGTTCctggagagaaggaagcgttcgctctcgtctgcggTCTCCTTCTCGAGCAAGGGGTAGGAGGACGCGTACACCCGCCAGTGAACCCGGGGGAGGGagtcgtcttcgctcgcttCTCGAGCTTTCGACTTCGAGGGCTTCCTGTGCCAGAGAGGACTGCGGAGCTCGGTGCATCCCGCTGCCCGCTCATTTTGCTCCCAGTCGCAAGACGCAACGCTGTCactgccgccgtctgcgtgcgtACTCGCCCACGTGCCTGTCCCGTCCGTCGGGTGCGTCTGCTGAGCTCCTCGGCGGCTCTTCGTTCTCATCTTCAGGTCGACGAGATCTTCGCGCCGTGCCCTCGTCCGCACCGGCATCGTTTGCGGCGTCCCCTTCGTGTTTTTGGTCTGGTcggccgtctcctctcccttccGCCTCGTGTTCGTGGGTCTCCTATTCAACTTGCGGGCGGTCACTTCACTCGGATTCCCGCTTGGCTCCTGCGCCCTCCATCCTGTCTCCGcttgtctctccgccgcgcgcgtctgcgctcgcgATCTTGCACGCGACAGCGGCTTGGCAGTCCTCGGCTCTGAAGACCTGCGACATCTTTGGAGAGCCGCAGGTAAGGCGGAGAAGTCTGTACGAAGTTGCTGAAAGATTTGACGAGCTGGCGAAACACGAGTACGATGGAGTGCTTAAGCAGGTGGCTGAAGAGGCCAATCGCGAGATGCGCTCGAACTGCCTTGGGCGGGTCCCTCGCAAGCCAGAGGCACTGGAATATGGTCTGCCGAGTACGGGTGGCGggcagacagacgcagcggctgcgatATTGAAGCCCGGGGGACACGATGGGCGACTCGAGCGCCGTGACACGAAGGACGAGCCAGCTGAGTCCTCGTGCCACGGACGGCCGGCGTCGCTTTCGTCGAGAGTGCTGTCTGGCACGCAAGCCGATGCTCAaccgggcgcgcggagaaacaCCGAACCGgtgtctgccgcgcgcgaggccttcgcggctcgcgcccctcgctctgcgcctgtctctAGGCGTCCCctgctctcctctcctcgcgcgccggtcTTTCCAgcctctccgcttcttcccttcGGCCCTGCGTCTGTCCTCCCAGCTCCCTCTTCGTCTGAAGGGTCGACGGCGCAGGACGActcgcgaggagacgctggaCGAAAGTCAGCAGGGATGAACGGAAAAGCACAGACGgcagggggagaggaggagcggctCGAGCAGTCTCTCGAAGCGGCCCGCTCGGCCGCGGCACTTCTTTCTGCCGTCGACGCGAGCATAGCTTCCTTCCCACTGCGCGCAATCGCGAGGATATTCATCCGTGTGTGTCAGCTGACCAGCGTTCGCGGAGAGGACCTGAAGGACGATCCACGGTATGCGAGGCTCCTTGCCGCTCTGGATCTACGGCTGCAAGAAGACGTCCAAGCTGTGGCTTCTCAGATTGCGCTCTTCGATaggaagcgagaagaggatAGGGTCGAtcaagaggcgcagagagataCAGGCACCCGGGCGCGAGAGCCCCTCAGTTTAGCAGGGAACGGGGACCGCGAAACTgaagccgcgggcgacggtgACGCGGCTGCAAGCGAAGGACCTGTGCAGGGAGAAACAGTTTGTCGAATATCCTTGTGTTTTGAACTGCTTCCTGAGGACCTGGTTGCTTTGGCTAAAGCCTTGAGACTCTCTCGCCTGGCTCTAGATCTGGATATGGTGCTCCGTAACGTGGAAATTCTCGCACTGCTTCAACTGCCGTCATTTTCGCTCCAACAAATTTGCGAGCTCGTCATGTCTCTTGGTGCCGTCCGTACAACAGgcctccgtcctctctcgcgcaccTTCCTCTCCCgtgccgcgtctcgcctcggGGTTCTGCTTTCTGCTTGTCTCGATGAATACGAAGCGCTGCCGATGCAGCAGGACGGGGGACACGAGGGTCGACGCGACAAAGTGGCAAGGAgtgaggcgccggaggcgcgacagAAAACTGAAGGCGAAACCAAGGAAAATGGGCGCGCAGAAAGATGCGACGAAGGGAAGCGCAGACAGGAGCGGGGCCACCGGCTGGGTGCtggagcggcggaagcgacggAAAGCGAATcgaggcagacagaaagTCGAAAGGTGAACCGCAGGAACGAGAACCTGTTCCGAGAGGCCTCGAGTCTCTCGTCTAGCatggcgtcgcccgcggggACTCGCTCGGTGGCCTGCATCGAAAAAGATCCTCTCCGGTTCACGCAAGCGCGatctctctcgtctgcggtGGAGAACGTTCTGGGCACTCTTCCCTCGTTTCTCCAATATGAGGAGGAGTCGCGTGTATGTGCGCAAGACTTGAAACGTCCGGCCTTTCTCTGCGAGACGTTCCTTCGCTCCCTCGGGCGCGCATGGGCGCAGACAATGTCGCTGGAGGAGCGACGAGAGATTCGCGGAGCCGCTGGAGCGTCAGAGACACCTCAAGGCCCCCAACACCTCCTGCTGTCTGGTTCTCCGTGTTCCACGCTTAGTGAGAGACAGCAATGCGGCGAACGAGACGGAATAAAGAGCGAGGGCGCACGAAGtgggagaggcgcggggaCGGAGgaccgcgaaggcggcggctgcggcgtgccAGGGGACGGAAACAGACACGGCGAAACGAGGGAGGTTGTAGATTTCTTGGAGAAGGCCACCCATATCCGATATATTGCTAAAGCCCTAGCAGGCACCTTGAAAGCGGGGTCCGCGGACGATGAGAGAGTTCTGTCACCTCTGACTCGGGCGGCGTTTGGCCTCCtgcgcgactgcggcggagaaggaaccAGTCATTGCTCACACGGAGCGAGGGGAAGGTCAGGAGAGGCCTGCGCTCATGACCACTTAAAACGTTGTCGGATATCGGTGGCGCAAGCCCTGCTGGAGACGCTAGCAACCTTCTCGGAG CTGCTCTGGGGTGATGCTTCGTTGCCGGCGGTGACAATCAAGAAACGCCTTGAGGAAGACTGGCTGCGCTGCTTTCGCGTCAAGCTGCACGTCTTCGTTTCCTTCGTTCTGTGCCCGAttctgcctctgcaggcgggaGCTTTCAGCAAAGAGCTGTGGAGCGCAGCTCTACCCACTCTTCGCTCTGTTCTCCCATTCCTCTCTCTCAGCTACCTGGACCAAGCTCTTCGTTTGTATGGCAGAGCCCGAGTTACGGGCACAATccagcctcgtcgtctgcaaGGTGGAGGAGAAGACACGTTCGGCGCACCCGACGTGTTGACTGGTGAAGGCGGAGGCCATGCAACATATAGGCAGGAAGCAAACAGAGGAACACAGGACGGAGGTGGTGCAGGTCGAGACAAGGAGTTCTTGGagtgtcttcttcgcgtgctGATGGCACATCCACGTAACATGACCAACGGAGAACTGTCAGCGTTCGCAGATCGCCTTGTCTCCAATGCCTTCTGGCTTGGAGGCGTGGAGTCTGGGGTTGCTGAAGAACTTGTCGCCA CGGTGTTCGCCGAAATTCGGGAACGGTATATCGACGgtgacgcggacgcgcaggctcGCGTGGACCTCCCACTGCAGCCTGCAATGAACCTTGCTCTTCTCGCAGGAGAATGGGGCGTGATATCCATGCAG GCACTCTTCGACTTCCTCGTCCTGTCACTTCACGCGCACCGCGCCGAACTTCACTTTGCT GACCTTCTGAAGCTCAGCGaggctctccgccgtctctcggCCGGCTACGATCTGTTGCATGCGCTG GGAGCAGAGGCTCTTCTCGATTGCATTTTGCATAGGGCGGAAGAGATTTACGAGAACCTTCGAAAGCGCGCGTCGAGTATTCCA GACGACCTTTACACCGAATTACAAGAGGCTAACGTCAAG GAGCACATTAGGGGGAATATGAAGGTGAGTTTGGTCGAAGGTCTTTCTCCATATCTTCGAAGTCTAGCCACGCTCGAGGAGGAAATATCTGTAATGCTATCGAGACCCTGA